From Anopheles coluzzii chromosome 3, AcolN3, whole genome shotgun sequence, the proteins below share one genomic window:
- the LOC120957761 gene encoding uncharacterized protein LOC120957761 isoform X2 has protein sequence MPKVSKPAEYELLPGMSPKVFRETEYDNQLGPIPMTGDAAKNFSYKNPEYFSYHNYSFYDIGRAIGCAYRVQPSALPHRAKRFRLPWQKQQAEEDLLYDAAIPVTLSCLYCEMEEKSAPKQEELNKAAS, from the exons ATGCCCAAAGTGAGCAAACCGGCAGAGTACGAACTGCTGCCCGGAATGTCGCCGAAAGTCTTCCGCGAGACGGAGTACGATAAT CAACTTGGTCCCATACCGATGACGGGCGATGCAGCGAAGAACTTTAGCTACAAAAATCCGGAATACTTCTCGTACCACAACTACTCGTTTTACGACATCGGGCGGGCGATTGGGTGTGCCTACCGTGTGCAACCGAGCGCACTGCCCCACCGCGCCAAGCGGTTCCGGTTGCCATGGCAGAAGCAGCAGGCGGAGGAGGACTTGCTGTACGATGCCGCGATTCCGGTGACGCTCAGCTGTCTGTACTGCGAGATGGAGGAAAAGTCAGCTCCAAAGCAGGAGGAATTAAACAAAGCGGCGTCCTAG
- the LOC120957761 gene encoding uncharacterized protein LOC120957761 isoform X1, with translation MASLLKITRSLRFVRKFHCKPEDTYPLDAPRRNMPKVSKPAEYELLPGMSPKVFRETEYDNQLGPIPMTGDAAKNFSYKNPEYFSYHNYSFYDIGRAIGCAYRVQPSALPHRAKRFRLPWQKQQAEEDLLYDAAIPVTLSCLYCEMEEKSAPKQEELNKAAS, from the exons ATGGCGTCACTACTGAAAATTACACGCTCTTTGCGTTTTGTACGAAAATTTCACTGTAAACCTGAG GACACCTACCCTTTGGATGCACCGAGACGGAACATGCCCAAAGTGAGCAAACCGGCAGAGTACGAACTGCTGCCCGGAATGTCGCCGAAAGTCTTCCGCGAGACGGAGTACGATAAT CAACTTGGTCCCATACCGATGACGGGCGATGCAGCGAAGAACTTTAGCTACAAAAATCCGGAATACTTCTCGTACCACAACTACTCGTTTTACGACATCGGGCGGGCGATTGGGTGTGCCTACCGTGTGCAACCGAGCGCACTGCCCCACCGCGCCAAGCGGTTCCGGTTGCCATGGCAGAAGCAGCAGGCGGAGGAGGACTTGCTGTACGATGCCGCGATTCCGGTGACGCTCAGCTGTCTGTACTGCGAGATGGAGGAAAAGTCAGCTCCAAAGCAGGAGGAATTAAACAAAGCGGCGTCCTAG
- the LOC120957760 gene encoding bromodomain-containing protein 4B yields the protein MVKPAARIVIKFLELLGCVACVITKIITDHESRRVFVRNQKLSREWSLIHNITWSSGGNAFTNIVYGGYTIVIALMLITRCVDAKSRPTLFEKIVLSLGTLLFFAAGGLVFASIDQVHPDLHDNAIILGCLSFFVAILFVIDLADPLARMTAHMTQTEVSSTAHDTPDARAATLKKDVSTDTTEPTVFVVSKPEQLNGHHQHPPSQQHNHHHHDHQAPHEYREDSPLNRSAESIVERKVYPSAQVPVFAHVRAPEESRRIAGKEIQYLPRNDFRDRRNYRDAGPASYATNRPPTNHSNGHPVRHHSTGAYHDNDSFVEDIQPSRRSTYVPADKFDQEAMQMSSAPMSANNHYRTRPPPPAKPLNIIRTHFGSNHSSPTGSQHSAECRCSQRSTSTRKLDDSGRDEFDSSSPIRPGFVANAAKKWDDRARSKSQPIVGLNTMV from the exons ATGGTGAAGCCAGCGGCAAGAATAGTGATAAAGTTTCTAGAATTA CTCGGTTGTGTGGCGTGCGTTATTACGAAGATTATCACCGACCATGAGTCAcggcgtgtgtttgtgcgaaaCCAGAAGTTATCGCG CGAATGGAGCCTGATACACAACATCACCTGGAGCAGCGGTGGAAATGCATTTACCAACATCGTCTACGGCGGATACACGATAGTCATCGCACTAATGTTAATTACAAG ATGCGTCGATGCCAAATCACGTCCGACCTTGTTTGAGAAGATCGTCCTATCGCTCGGGACGCTATTGTTTTTTGCTGCCG GTGGGCTGGTGTTTGCCTCGATCGATCAAGTCCATCCGGATCTGCACGACAATGCGATCATACTCGGCTGTCTGTCCTTCTTCGTGGCGATCCTGTTCGTTATCGATCTGGCCGATCCACTCGCCCGGATGACGGCGCACATGACGCAGACGGAGGTGTCGTCGACCGCGCACGATACACCCGACGCCCGGGCAGCAACGCTGAAGAAAGATGTCTCCACCGACACGACGGAGCCGACGGTGTTTGTTGTGTCCAAGCCGGAGCAGCTCAACGGTCACCATCAGCATCCACCATCGCAGCAGCataatcatcaccatcacgatCATCAAGCGCCGCATGAGTATCGGGAGGATTCACCACTCAACCGAAGCGCCGAATCCATCGTCGAGCGGAAGGTGTACCCGTCGGCTCAGGTGCCCGTGTTTGCCCACGTCCGTGCGCCCGAAGAAAGCCGTCGAATTGCGGGGAAAGAAATACAGTACCTTCCTCGGAACGATTTTCGCGATCGGCGGAACTATCGCGATGCAGGACCGGCGAGCTACGCGACGAACCGTCCGCCAACGAACCATTCGAATGGGCATCCCGTGCGTCATCACTCGACTGGTGCGTACCATGACAATGATTCGTTCGTGGAGGACATTCAACCGTCCCGCCGGAGCACCTACGTCCCGGCCGACAAGTTTGACCAGGAAGCGATGCAGATGAGCAGTGCACCAATGTCAGCTAACAACCACTATCGCACGAGACCGCCACCGCCTGCGAAACCGCTCAACATCATCCGAACACACTTTGGATCGAATCACAGCTCGCCAACCGGATCGCAGCACAGTGCCGAATGTAGATGTTCGCAGCGCAGCACCAGCACGAGGAAGTTGGACGACTCGGGGCGCGATGAGTTCGATTCGTCGTCTCCCATTCGGCCCGGGTTTGTCGCAAATGCGGCCAAAAAGTGGGACGATCGGGCACGCAGCAAAAGTCAACCGATCGTCGGGCTAAACACGATGGTGTGA